One stretch of Prinia subflava isolate CZ2003 ecotype Zambia chromosome 19, Cam_Psub_1.2, whole genome shotgun sequence DNA includes these proteins:
- the COMT gene encoding catechol O-methyltransferase isoform X1 — protein MGEMLENSLFIVFILLFILLLVVMLIRKNATAALIWNEVIREKITNFFMNQSKEQRILNFVLQNAVRGDPCSVVDTIDKYCSQKEWAMNVGDEKGKILDKTVEEANPSVALELGTYCGYSAVRISRLLKAGARLLTVEFNPEFAAIAKQMIEFAGVQDKVKLLEGPSEKIIPQLKKKYEVDTLDFVFLDHWKDRYTPDTILLQECNLLRKGSVLLADNVIFPGAPDFLNYVRKSPHFQCTNYPSHLEYMQVEDAMEKAVFLG, from the exons atGCTGGAGAACTCTTTGTTCATTGTCTTCatcctgcttttcattttgctgctcGTTGTGATGCTCATCAGGAAAAACGCCACTGCTGCCCTTATCTGGAATGAAGTAATCCGGGAGAAAATAACCAATTTCTTCATGAATCAGAGCAAAGAACAGaggattttaaattttgtgcTGCAGAATGCAGTCCGAGGAGACCCCTGTAGCGTGGTGGACACTATAGATAAATACTGCTCCCAGAAAGAGTGGGCCATGAACGTGGGTGATGAGAAAG GTAAAATTCTAGACAAGACAGTGGAAGAGGCCAACCCATCAGttgccctggagctgggaacgTACTGTGGCTACTCAGCAGTGAGGATTTCTCGGCTGCTGAAGGCAGGAGCTCGTCTGCTCACTGTGGAGTTCAACCCAGAATTTGCTGCTATAGCTAAACAGATGATTGAGTTTGCTGGAGTACAAGATAAG GTAAAACTCCTAGAAGGCCCTTCAGAAAAAATTATCcctcagctgaaaaaaaaatatgaagtgGATACTCTGGATTTTGTCTTCCTGGACCACTGGAAAGACAGATACACACCAGACACCATCCTGCTTCAG GAATGCAACTTGCTGAGGAAGGGCTCAGTTCTTCTGGCTGACAATGTAATTTTCCCAGGAGCTCCAGATTTCCTTAACTATGTCCGCAAGAGCCCCCATTTCCAATGCACTAACTACCCATCTCATCTGGAATATATGCAAGTGGAAGATGCTATGGAGAAGGCTGTGTTTTTGGGATAA
- the COMT gene encoding catechol O-methyltransferase isoform X3: MLENSLFIVFILLFILLLVVMLIRKNATAALIWNEVIREKITNFFMNQSKEQRILNFVLQNAVRGDPCSVVDTIDKYCSQKEWAMNVGDEKGKILDKTVEEANPSVALELGTYCGYSAVRISRLLKAGARLLTVEFNPEFAAIAKQMIEFAGVQDKVKLLEGPSEKIIPQLKKKYEVDTLDFVFLDHWKDRYTPDTILLQECNLLRKGSVLLADNVIFPGAPDFLNYVRKSPHFQCTNYPSHLEYMQVEDAMEKAVFLG; encoded by the exons atGCTGGAGAACTCTTTGTTCATTGTCTTCatcctgcttttcattttgctgctcGTTGTGATGCTCATCAGGAAAAACGCCACTGCTGCCCTTATCTGGAATGAAGTAATCCGGGAGAAAATAACCAATTTCTTCATGAATCAGAGCAAAGAACAGaggattttaaattttgtgcTGCAGAATGCAGTCCGAGGAGACCCCTGTAGCGTGGTGGACACTATAGATAAATACTGCTCCCAGAAAGAGTGGGCCATGAACGTGGGTGATGAGAAAG GTAAAATTCTAGACAAGACAGTGGAAGAGGCCAACCCATCAGttgccctggagctgggaacgTACTGTGGCTACTCAGCAGTGAGGATTTCTCGGCTGCTGAAGGCAGGAGCTCGTCTGCTCACTGTGGAGTTCAACCCAGAATTTGCTGCTATAGCTAAACAGATGATTGAGTTTGCTGGAGTACAAGATAAG GTAAAACTCCTAGAAGGCCCTTCAGAAAAAATTATCcctcagctgaaaaaaaaatatgaagtgGATACTCTGGATTTTGTCTTCCTGGACCACTGGAAAGACAGATACACACCAGACACCATCCTGCTTCAG GAATGCAACTTGCTGAGGAAGGGCTCAGTTCTTCTGGCTGACAATGTAATTTTCCCAGGAGCTCCAGATTTCCTTAACTATGTCCGCAAGAGCCCCCATTTCCAATGCACTAACTACCCATCTCATCTGGAATATATGCAAGTGGAAGATGCTATGGAGAAGGCTGTGTTTTTGGGATAA
- the COMT gene encoding catechol O-methyltransferase isoform X2, with protein MKMLENSLFIVFILLFILLLVVMLIRKNATAALIWNEVIREKITNFFMNQSKEQRILNFVLQNAVRGDPCSVVDTIDKYCSQKEWAMNVGDEKGKILDKTVEEANPSVALELGTYCGYSAVRISRLLKAGARLLTVEFNPEFAAIAKQMIEFAGVQDKVKLLEGPSEKIIPQLKKKYEVDTLDFVFLDHWKDRYTPDTILLQECNLLRKGSVLLADNVIFPGAPDFLNYVRKSPHFQCTNYPSHLEYMQVEDAMEKAVFLG; from the exons ATGAAG atGCTGGAGAACTCTTTGTTCATTGTCTTCatcctgcttttcattttgctgctcGTTGTGATGCTCATCAGGAAAAACGCCACTGCTGCCCTTATCTGGAATGAAGTAATCCGGGAGAAAATAACCAATTTCTTCATGAATCAGAGCAAAGAACAGaggattttaaattttgtgcTGCAGAATGCAGTCCGAGGAGACCCCTGTAGCGTGGTGGACACTATAGATAAATACTGCTCCCAGAAAGAGTGGGCCATGAACGTGGGTGATGAGAAAG GTAAAATTCTAGACAAGACAGTGGAAGAGGCCAACCCATCAGttgccctggagctgggaacgTACTGTGGCTACTCAGCAGTGAGGATTTCTCGGCTGCTGAAGGCAGGAGCTCGTCTGCTCACTGTGGAGTTCAACCCAGAATTTGCTGCTATAGCTAAACAGATGATTGAGTTTGCTGGAGTACAAGATAAG GTAAAACTCCTAGAAGGCCCTTCAGAAAAAATTATCcctcagctgaaaaaaaaatatgaagtgGATACTCTGGATTTTGTCTTCCTGGACCACTGGAAAGACAGATACACACCAGACACCATCCTGCTTCAG GAATGCAACTTGCTGAGGAAGGGCTCAGTTCTTCTGGCTGACAATGTAATTTTCCCAGGAGCTCCAGATTTCCTTAACTATGTCCGCAAGAGCCCCCATTTCCAATGCACTAACTACCCATCTCATCTGGAATATATGCAAGTGGAAGATGCTATGGAGAAGGCTGTGTTTTTGGGATAA